One Oncorhynchus kisutch isolate 150728-3 linkage group LG11, Okis_V2, whole genome shotgun sequence genomic region harbors:
- the LOC109899127 gene encoding acylphosphatase-2, with translation MSNDAAGAKLCSVDFEIFGHVQGVCFRMYTEKEGLRLGLCGWVKNTNKGTVVGQVQGPADMICEMKVWLCKEGSPSCSITRASFSNERSIDKVELFGFKTRF, from the exons ATGTCCAATGACGCAGCTGGTGCAAAATTGTGTTCTGTAGATTTTGAGATTTTTGGCCATGTCCAAG GGGTCTGTTTCAGAATG TACACAGAAAAGGAGGGTCTGAGACTGGGTCTGTGTGGCTGGGTAAAGAACACCAACAAGGGCACTGTGGTCGGCCAGGTTCAGGGGCCTGCAGACATGATCTGTGAGAT GAAGGTGTGGCTGTGTAAGGAGGGGAGTCCCAGCTGTTCCATCACCCGAGCCTCGTTCTCCAATGAGAGATCCATTGACAAGGTGGAGCTCTTTGGCTTCAAGACACGCTTCTGA